The following nucleotide sequence is from Brachyspira suanatina.
ATAAAAGAAGTTCTGATTTAGAAAAGTTAGAAAATTTAAGAATATTAATAGATACTTCAGCTATAGAAATATTTATTAATGATGGAGAGATGGTATTTTCTACTAGGTATTATCCAAATGAATATTCTTTTAAGATTATTGGAGATATGAATTTAACAATATATAAATTGTCTGATTTTAAGGTTAATCATTAATCTTTTTTATTTGTAAATATTTAAAAATAGTTTATAATATCAGAATTACTAATTTTAAGGATATTGAAAATGGCTAAACCAATAACAAAAGAAGGATATGATAAAGCTAAATCAAAACTAGCTGAATTAAAGGCTGAGTTTGAAACTTTGCCTGCTATTATTGCTGAGGCTAGAGAAAAAGGGGATTTAAAAGAAAATGCTGAGTATCATGCTGCTAAAGAGAAGCAGGGTTTATTGAATGCTCAAATATCAAAGTTGGAGAGTGATTTGGCAGGCTGCGAGATAATAGATCCCGCTAATTTGGATAAGGACACTGTAACTTTCGGTAAAAGAGTAAAAGTGAAAGATAAAACAAGAAATGCTATTTTTGAATATAGAATAGTCGGCGAATTAGAAGCAGATATGAGTAAGAATGAAATAACTATAGTAACTCCTATTGCTAAAGGATTATTAGGTAAAAAAATTGGTGATGTTGTTACTATAAAGGTACCTGCTGGTGATAAAGTTTTAGAAATATTAGAAATTAGTATTTAATTTGTAATAATTTATTTAAAAAAGGAATTCTATTTAATAAAAAATAGAATTCTTTTGTTTTTTATTAAACTTTTTATTATAATAATATTCTAAAGTCATAATTTCACTTGAAGTTTTTAAATAAAGTTATATATTTAAAAATATATTCCACATTTTAGGAGTTTTATATGTCAAAAATGAAAGTTATGATAGCATCATCTGAAGCAACACCATTTATAAAAACAGGAGGACTTGCCGATGTTGTTGGTGCTTTACCTATTTATCTAAAAAAGCTTGATGTAGAAGCTTGTGTAGTACTTCCTAAATATAGAGATATTAATTTTCAGGATTGTTATTTAGAGAATGTGCTTCCAACTATGGGAGTATGGATGGGTAATGGAGAAGAATGGTGCTCGGTATTTAAGACTGTAAAAGATGGAATTGATTTTTATTTCATAGAACATCATAATTTCTTCAGCAGAGAAGGGCTTTATCATGATGCTTCATTTAATGATTATCAGGATAATGCTTGGAGATTCGGATTCTTTTCAAGAGCTACTTTGCAGTTATGTAAAGATTTGCAATTAAATGTAGATGTTGTTCATGCTAATGATTGGCAGACAGCAGCTATTCCTGCATATATTAAAACTTGGCACTGGAATGATCCAATAGGTCATGCTGCTAGTATGCTTACTATACATAATGCAAATTATCAAGGTATATATAATGCTACTACAACTTATGATTATTTAGGTTTAGGTTGGAATAATTTCAGCCCTGATACTTTTGAAGATCATGGTAATATAAATTTCCTTAAAGGAGGAATATTCTTTTCTGATGTAGTTACTACTGTTAGCCCTACCTATGCAAGAGAAATTGCATCTCCTTACGGCGGACATGGTATGGCTCCTTATTTGCAGAATAAAACTACAAGTTTCTTCGGTATACTTAATGGTATTGATGAAGAAGTTTGGTCTCCTGAAAAAGATAAATTTATACCTGAAAATTATTCAGTAGATAAAATGGAAGGCAAAAAAGTATGTAAAAGAGAACTTCAGAAAAGATTCTTACTTGAAGAAGAAGATGATGTTGTTTTGATAGGAGCAATAGGAAGATTCGTTGATCAGAAAGGATATCATTTTATAGCATCTATAATAGATTCTTTAGTTAATAATATGAAAGTTCAGTTCTGTATACTTGGTACAGGTGATAAAAGTCTTGAAGGTTTCTTTGGTGATATACCTAAGAGATATCCTGGAAGAGTAGGTTCTTATATAGGATACAGCAATGAATTATCACATTTGATAGAAGCAGGATGCGATTTATTTGTAATGCCTTCATTATTTGAGCCTTGCGGACTTAATCAGATGTACTCTCTAAGATATGGTACTTTACCTATAGTTCATGCTACAGGAGGACTTGAAGATACTGTTGAAAATTATAATGAGCAAACAGGAGAAGGTACAGGATTTAAATTCTATGATTCTACTCCTTCGGCATTGTATAATACTATAGGTTGGGCTGTAAGTGTTTATTATGATCATAGAGATAGATTTACTGCTATGCAGAAAAGAGCTATGAAAATAGATAATTCTTGGGAGAAAAGTGCTAAAGAATATGTTAAGGCTTATGAACTTGCTATTTTGAATAAAAATAATTATGATAAAAATTGTGGTTTATAAATATTTTTGAAAATAAATATTGGAGATATAGTATAATGGGAAAAACTAATAATATATTATATGTTATGTCTGGTCAGAATTTCCAAGACGAAGAATATTTTGAGAGTAAAAAAATTTTTGAGGCTGCCGGCTACAAAACGGAAGTATCATCTACATTTATAGGTACAGCTCAGGGAAAATTAGGCGGTATGACAAACATTGATTTACTATTTAGTGAGGTTGATGCAATTGAATTTGATGCCATTGTTTTTGTAGGCGGTATAGGATGCATAACTTTATGGGATGATTGGCGCACTCAGGGACTTGCTAAATTGTTTTTGGATAATCAAAAAATAGTAGCAGGTATAGGAAGCGGTATAGTAATTATGGCTAATGCTAAAATATTAGATGGTATTAATGTTACTTGTTTACCAGCTGATGAATCGCATGTAAGACATGGTAATGCCAATGTTTTGAAAGATAATGTTGTTGTTTCTGGCAATATTATAACAGCTAATGGTCCTACTTCTTCAAAAGAATTTGCCAATGCTATTTTAGGAGTATTGAGTAATATATCTTAATTGATTTTGATAAATAAAAGACCTATAATTTATTAGGTCTTTTATTTTATTAAAGAACAAACTGCATATAATTAATAATAATTGTATTATTATTTAATTCCTAGCAGATTTCAAATTTATAAAATAAAAGATGGTACTAACAATGATAAAAGCAGTATTTTTTGATATAGATGGTACTTTGGTTAGTTTTGATACGCATAAGATTTCAGATTCTTCCAAAGAAGCTATTAGAATTTTAAAAGATAAAGGTATAAAAGTTTTCATAGCAAGCGGAAGGGCTTTATTTCAAATAGATAATTTAGATGGTTTAGAGTTTGACGGCTATGTTACAATAAATGGCGGATGTTGTTTAATCAATGATAATGGAAATCATAAAGAAATATACAGAGTTGCTATAGATAAAAATGACTTATTTTCTTTGGTTGATTACCTCAATAAAGATAAATTTCCTTGTACAGTAATAACAAGTGATGATATACTTATTAATTATACAGATGATATAATTACACATCTTTATACTATGGCTAATGTAAAAGTTCCGGATTCTGTAGATTTTAATGACTATGTAGCAAATAATTATGATAAAATCTTGCAGCTTAATATTTTTGTAGATGAAAATAAAGAAAAATATTTGATGGATAATGTATTAAAAAATTCTAAAGCAAGCAGATGGCATTTTTCATTTGCTGATGTAAATTCAAAATATAGCGGTAAAGAAGTTGGTATAGATAAAATAATAGAACATTATGGAATAGATTTATCAGAAACAATGGCTTTCGGAGACGGAGGCAATGATATAGGTATGATTAAGCATGCTGCTATCGGTGTTGCTATGGGCAATGCTAATGAAAGTGTTAAAAAAATAGCAGATTATATTACAGATGATGTTGATAATGACGGAGTATATAAGGCTTTAAAACATTTTAATTTATTAGATTAATATGTGAATAAAGGTTTTTATATGATTAAGGCTGTATTTTTTGATATAGACGGTACTTTGGTTAGTTTTAATACTCATAAAGTTTCAGATTCTTCAAAAGAAGCTATCAGAATTTTAAAGGAAAAAGGAATAAAAGTTTTTATAGCTACTGGAAGAATTAAAATGCATATAAACAATCTAGATGATTTAGAATTTGACGGATATATAACGGCTAATGGTTTTGATTGTTATATAGGTGATAAGTCTATTTACAGATGTTCCATGGCTAAAGAAGAAATATATTCATTAATAGACTATTTAAAAAATAAAGAACAATTTCCATGCTCTATTATGATGCCTAAAGGTGTATTTATTAATTATATTACTGATGAAGCTTCTAAATATTTAGAGTCTATTAATCTTAAAATAAATGTAGCAGAAAATTATTATGATTTTTTAGAAGAAAATATAGATGATATTTTGCAGATAAATTTATTTGTAGATGAGAATAAAGAAAAAGAATTAATGAGTAAAATATTCAAAAATTGTGAGTCCAGCAGATGGCATCCGGCTTTGACAGATGTTAATACTAAAGGCGGAGGCAAGCATATAGGTATAGATAAGATAATAGAATATTATGGTATAGACTTATCAGAAACAATGGCTTTCGGAGACGGAGGCAATGATGTTTCTATGATTAAGCATGCTGCTATTGGTGTTGCTATGGGCAATGCTAATGAAAGTGTTAAAAGAATAGCAGATTATGTTACAGATGATGTTGATAGTGATGGAATATATAAGGCTTTAAAACATTTTAATATATTAAATTAATGTATAATGGTAAAAGGATTTTTATATGATAAAAGCAGTATTTTTTGATATAGATGGTACTTTAGTTAGTTTTAATACTCATAAGGTTTCAGATTCTTCAAAAGAAGCTATAAGTGTTTTAAAAGAAAAAGGAATAAAAGTTTTTATAGCTACAGGAAGAATAAAAAAACATATAAATAATTTAGGCGATTTGAAGTTTGACGGATATATAACAGCTAATGGTTTTGATTGTTATATAGGAGATAAATCAATTTACAGACATGGTATAGCTAAAGAAGAAATATATTCATTAATAGATTATTTAAAAAATAAAGAACAATTTCCATGCTCTGTAATGATGAATAGCGGTATATATATTAATTATATTACAGATAAAGTTAAAAAAGTTTCTGAATCTATAAATCTTCCTATACCATCAGTTGATAATTATTATGATTTTTTGGAAGAAAATATAAATGATATTTTGCAAATAAATTTATTTGTAGATTCTAAAAAGGAAAAGGAATTGATGAGCAAAATATTTAAAAATTGCGACTCTAGCAGATGGCATCCTGATTTTACAGATGTTAATACTAAAGGCGGAGGAAAGCATATAGGTATAGATAAGATAATAGAATATTACGGTATAGACTTATCAGAGACAATGGCTTTTGGAGACGGAGGAAATGACATTACTATGATAGAGCATGCAGCTATTGGTGTTGCTATGGGTAATGCTAATGAGGAAGTAAAGTTAGTTGCCAATTATATTACAGATGATGTAGATAATAATGGTGTTTATAATGCTTTAAAACATTTTAATGTATTGTAATATATAATTGATAATTCTTGAAAAGTCAATAATTTTTTACTATACTTATAATATATGAATTATTTTAGATAATAAAAAATTATTGGAGTTTTTTTATGAGAGCATTTAATACTGTTGCCTTGATACTTGGAGGAGGTAGAGGAACAAGACTTTATCCTTTAGTAAAAGCACGTTCTAAGCCTGCCGTATCTTTGGGCGGTCAATACAGAATGATAGACATACCTGTATCTAATTGTATAAACAGCGGATTTAGAAATATATATGTTATAACACAATTCAATAGTGCATCTTTGAATAATCATATATACAATGCATACAGATTCGATAACTTTTCAGGCGGTCATGTAAGTATACTTGCTGCAGAACAGACAGATACCAACATAGATTGGTATCAGGGAACAGCTGATGCAGTTAGAAAAAATCTTCCGCATTTTGATAATGAATTTGTTAATAATGTTGTTATACTTTCAGGCGACCAGGTTTATCGTATGAATTATAATGTAATGCTTCAGCATATGCTTGAAACAGGCGCTGATATAGTAGTTGGTACAGTTCCTGTTGTTAGAGAAGATGCTAAAGGTTTCGGTGTTATGTTAGTAAATAAAAGAGGTCAGATTACTAACTTCATGGAAAAACCTAAAGAAGATGAAGAGCTTGATGCTTTAAAATTAAGCGAAGATCAAAAGAAAATGTTTAATATAGAAGATCCTAATAAAGAATATTTGGCTTCTATGGGTATTTATGTATTTAGAAGAAATGTACTTAAAGAAATTTTAGCAGATGTATCTATGATAGATTTCGGTAAAGATATTATTCCTGAAGCTATCAAAAAATATAAAGTATTCAGTTATGCTTTCCAAGGTTATTGGGAAGATGTAGGAACTATTAAAGCTTATTTTGAAGCTAATATATCTTTCGGAAGTAAAAATCCTCCTTTCGATTTCTATGATGAAAATGCTCCTATATATACTCATGTTCGTTACTTGTCTCCTTCTAAAGTTGAAAAGGCTACAGTAACATCTAGTATCATAGCAGATGGATGTAGAATAGAGAATGCTACTATAAAAGAATGTGTTATAGGTGTTCGTTCTGTAGTTCAAAGCGGTTCTACATTAGAAAGAGTAGTTATGATGGGTAGTGACTATTATGAAGATAGTGATGATATTGAGAGATTAAATGTTAAGCATATTCCTAAAATTGGTATCGGTAAGAAATGCACTCTTAAAAATGTAATTATAGATAAAAACGTAAGAATAGGTAATGATGTTGTTATTACTAATAAAAAGAAAATACAGCATCAGGACAGCGAATTCTATTGTATTAGAGATGGTATTGTAATAATTCCTAAAAATACAATAGTTAAAAGCGGTACAATTATCTAATATTTGTTAGTTTAAGTTTGTTTGTTATGGGTAGGAGTTGATCTTCTACCCATATTATTATATAATATAATTAAAAAAAATGTAAAAAAATAGTAAAAATATTGTAAATAAACTTGACAAATAATATAAAAATGCTATACTTATAATTGTAAATATAATTTACATGTATCAATATTTAAGGAGAGTAAATCATGAAAAAATTATCTATCTTTTTAGCATCATTACTTATTTTATCAGCTTCTAGTCTTTTTGCTGATATGGTAGTTCCGCCTTCAGCATTGCCTCAGCAAGCTACAGCTTTTATAAATAGAGTTTTCCCTGGTGTTCAGATTTGGAAAGTTGAAAGAGATGGAAGAAAATTTGATGTAAATTTGTCTAATGGAGTATCTATAGACTTTTTAGCTAATGGAGATTGGCAGAATATAGACAGCGAATATGCTCCTATACCAGATGCTGCTTTTCCTTCTGCTGTGTTGCAAGCTGTAAAAAAAGCATATCCTCAGGCTGCTATTATTGATGCAGAAAAAGAGTGGGGCAATTATAAATTAAAATTAAATAATATGATGGAAGTTATGGTATCTGGAAACGGACAAATAATGGGGCAGCAATTTGATGATTAATCAATAATGCAAAAATAAAAGATTAAAAAATAAAAGCGGCAGGATTAATAATTAATCTCTGTCGCTTTTTTATTTTTAAAGTAATTATTTATTTAAAGTATTTATTAAATTTTCAACATCTTCTCTTGTAATAATACCTCCGCTCATAGTGTGAAGCGAACGAAGAGGAGTTTCAAGCATCATACTTTCAAACATTTTCTTAGTGTCTGTTTTATCATCTTTAAACATATCATTAAGTCCTGATAAAAGTTTATTATAAAATTCTTTTGCTATATTATTATCAAGCAAATCTGATAAATTATTATTAAGATGATAAGGTTTAGATGCTTTTATATTTATAGGTTTTAATTTTCTTCCTAAAAGCTGCTGGAATTCATTGTCTGAAATATTTATCTCTTTAAAGTTGAAATAATTATCAATTCTTTTTTGATAATAATTTATAGAGTTTATTTCCATAGTTTTACTTAATAATAAATTTCTTGATGAATTTCCTATATATATTGTATATACTCCGCTTTCTATTTCATATTGTTTAGTATCAGCATTATAGAAAGAGAAACTTCTTTTATTTAATTTTAATATAACAGTTTTAGTTTCACCGGGTTCTAAAAATACTTTTATAAAAGACTTTAATTCTTTATGCGGTTTAAACACATTGTTTTCTGGAGCAGATATATAAACTTGAGCAACTTCGCATCCGAATACATCTCCTGTATTTTTTATATCGAATACCACATGTATATTATCAAGTCCTGCAATAGTGTTGGCATCTGAAACAATTAAATTAGAGAATTGAAATGTTGTATATGATAAACCGAATCCGAATGGGAATAAAACATTCTTTTGTGCTTTATCATAATATCTGTAGCCTACAAATATTGATTCTCTGTATTCAACAGCCTTGTTGCCTCCGGGAAAATATTTATAGCTTGGATTATCTTCTAAACTTAATGGGAAACTTTCAGCCAATTTTCCGCTAGGATTAACTACGCCGAATATTATATTAAATGCGGCACTTACAGCAGCTTCTCCTGCTAAATATAAATTAAGCACACCTTTTACTTTATCAATCCAAGGCATTAAAACAGGCGCACCTATAGAAAGTACAACTACTACATTTTTATTCACTTTTGAAATTTCTTCTATTAAATGATTATGATTTTCAGGCAAGTTTAGATGTTTTCT
It contains:
- the greA gene encoding transcription elongation factor GreA gives rise to the protein MAKPITKEGYDKAKSKLAELKAEFETLPAIIAEAREKGDLKENAEYHAAKEKQGLLNAQISKLESDLAGCEIIDPANLDKDTVTFGKRVKVKDKTRNAIFEYRIVGELEADMSKNEITIVTPIAKGLLGKKIGDVVTIKVPAGDKVLEILEISI
- the glgA gene encoding glycogen synthase GlgA gives rise to the protein MSKMKVMIASSEATPFIKTGGLADVVGALPIYLKKLDVEACVVLPKYRDINFQDCYLENVLPTMGVWMGNGEEWCSVFKTVKDGIDFYFIEHHNFFSREGLYHDASFNDYQDNAWRFGFFSRATLQLCKDLQLNVDVVHANDWQTAAIPAYIKTWHWNDPIGHAASMLTIHNANYQGIYNATTTYDYLGLGWNNFSPDTFEDHGNINFLKGGIFFSDVVTTVSPTYAREIASPYGGHGMAPYLQNKTTSFFGILNGIDEEVWSPEKDKFIPENYSVDKMEGKKVCKRELQKRFLLEEEDDVVLIGAIGRFVDQKGYHFIASIIDSLVNNMKVQFCILGTGDKSLEGFFGDIPKRYPGRVGSYIGYSNELSHLIEAGCDLFVMPSLFEPCGLNQMYSLRYGTLPIVHATGGLEDTVENYNEQTGEGTGFKFYDSTPSALYNTIGWAVSVYYDHRDRFTAMQKRAMKIDNSWEKSAKEYVKAYELAILNKNNYDKNCGL
- a CDS encoding DJ-1/PfpI family protein is translated as MGKTNNILYVMSGQNFQDEEYFESKKIFEAAGYKTEVSSTFIGTAQGKLGGMTNIDLLFSEVDAIEFDAIVFVGGIGCITLWDDWRTQGLAKLFLDNQKIVAGIGSGIVIMANAKILDGINVTCLPADESHVRHGNANVLKDNVVVSGNIITANGPTSSKEFANAILGVLSNIS
- a CDS encoding Cof-type HAD-IIB family hydrolase, with the protein product MIKAVFFDIDGTLVSFDTHKISDSSKEAIRILKDKGIKVFIASGRALFQIDNLDGLEFDGYVTINGGCCLINDNGNHKEIYRVAIDKNDLFSLVDYLNKDKFPCTVITSDDILINYTDDIITHLYTMANVKVPDSVDFNDYVANNYDKILQLNIFVDENKEKYLMDNVLKNSKASRWHFSFADVNSKYSGKEVGIDKIIEHYGIDLSETMAFGDGGNDIGMIKHAAIGVAMGNANESVKKIADYITDDVDNDGVYKALKHFNLLD
- a CDS encoding Cof-type HAD-IIB family hydrolase — translated: MIKAVFFDIDGTLVSFNTHKVSDSSKEAIRILKEKGIKVFIATGRIKMHINNLDDLEFDGYITANGFDCYIGDKSIYRCSMAKEEIYSLIDYLKNKEQFPCSIMMPKGVFINYITDEASKYLESINLKINVAENYYDFLEENIDDILQINLFVDENKEKELMSKIFKNCESSRWHPALTDVNTKGGGKHIGIDKIIEYYGIDLSETMAFGDGGNDVSMIKHAAIGVAMGNANESVKRIADYVTDDVDSDGIYKALKHFNILN
- a CDS encoding Cof-type HAD-IIB family hydrolase; this translates as MIKAVFFDIDGTLVSFNTHKVSDSSKEAISVLKEKGIKVFIATGRIKKHINNLGDLKFDGYITANGFDCYIGDKSIYRHGIAKEEIYSLIDYLKNKEQFPCSVMMNSGIYINYITDKVKKVSESINLPIPSVDNYYDFLEENINDILQINLFVDSKKEKELMSKIFKNCDSSRWHPDFTDVNTKGGGKHIGIDKIIEYYGIDLSETMAFGDGGNDITMIEHAAIGVAMGNANEEVKLVANYITDDVDNNGVYNALKHFNVL
- a CDS encoding glucose-1-phosphate adenylyltransferase codes for the protein MRAFNTVALILGGGRGTRLYPLVKARSKPAVSLGGQYRMIDIPVSNCINSGFRNIYVITQFNSASLNNHIYNAYRFDNFSGGHVSILAAEQTDTNIDWYQGTADAVRKNLPHFDNEFVNNVVILSGDQVYRMNYNVMLQHMLETGADIVVGTVPVVREDAKGFGVMLVNKRGQITNFMEKPKEDEELDALKLSEDQKKMFNIEDPNKEYLASMGIYVFRRNVLKEILADVSMIDFGKDIIPEAIKKYKVFSYAFQGYWEDVGTIKAYFEANISFGSKNPPFDFYDENAPIYTHVRYLSPSKVEKATVTSSIIADGCRIENATIKECVIGVRSVVQSGSTLERVVMMGSDYYEDSDDIERLNVKHIPKIGIGKKCTLKNVIIDKNVRIGNDVVITNKKKIQHQDSEFYCIRDGIVIIPKNTIVKSGTII
- a CDS encoding PepSY-like domain-containing protein, which translates into the protein MKKLSIFLASLLILSASSLFADMVVPPSALPQQATAFINRVFPGVQIWKVERDGRKFDVNLSNGVSIDFLANGDWQNIDSEYAPIPDAAFPSAVLQAVKKAYPQAAIIDAEKEWGNYKLKLNNMMEVMVSGNGQIMGQQFDD